One genomic window of Paludisphaera rhizosphaerae includes the following:
- a CDS encoding redoxin domain-containing protein: protein MTTRRRNATRWWMGLSALALWASLANAQAVKIEGRVLDAAGAPAAGVEVAPHWSVNEKTGEQRPFEGAATDADGRFSFKLETYGRDAVLTAFDADRKNAAMVVVPKDATDKPVELRLSPAVRIHGKLDSKELGRVPNWMNIYMYTADRKGRPFERQTTTPEFSLIVPAGEYEFHAYGSDVRDALRRLKLQSDQPEVDLGTVDLPAQALALLKGKPMPPWKIADARGVKKDVTIADYRGKWVLVDFWGYWCGPCVRQLAELIDFYEEHEADRDKFEIIAFHDGSVKDFAEMDAKTEGTKKSIWRGRDLPFPILLDAQEGSHGATVKELQIQSFPTTLLIDPDGILVGEASSKSIEMKLPPIPMAQRIPRALDRYVAIGFSPMPLDKALDFLNRIGGLPIKTDEESLQSAGIKPDDKTTLKASAGLSLRSWLGLMLDPLGLDVKAADDGLHVVKATAPREQSPLQIQTNQGIEEKLAKPGTFSFQDVELEDLLAGLESQTQETFILDPVALKAGRIDPHAKVSGKAQDAPLRGALDDMLKPLGLKSIVRDECVILTVE from the coding sequence ATGACGACGCGACGGCGAAACGCGACGCGCTGGTGGATGGGACTGTCGGCCCTGGCCCTGTGGGCGAGCCTCGCCAACGCCCAGGCCGTGAAGATCGAGGGCCGGGTCCTCGACGCGGCGGGCGCGCCGGCGGCCGGCGTGGAGGTCGCCCCGCATTGGAGCGTCAACGAGAAGACCGGCGAGCAGAGACCATTCGAGGGGGCCGCCACCGACGCCGACGGCCGATTCTCGTTCAAGCTGGAAACCTACGGCCGCGACGCCGTCCTGACGGCGTTCGACGCGGATCGGAAGAACGCGGCCATGGTCGTCGTCCCCAAGGATGCGACCGACAAGCCCGTGGAGTTGCGCCTGAGCCCAGCCGTGCGGATCCACGGCAAGCTCGACAGCAAGGAACTGGGCCGGGTTCCGAACTGGATGAACATTTACATGTACACGGCCGATAGGAAAGGCCGGCCCTTCGAGCGCCAAACCACCACGCCCGAATTCTCGCTGATCGTCCCCGCGGGCGAGTACGAGTTCCACGCGTACGGCTCCGACGTCCGCGACGCCCTGAGACGCTTGAAGCTCCAATCGGACCAGCCCGAAGTCGACCTGGGGACGGTCGACCTCCCCGCCCAGGCGCTTGCCCTCTTGAAGGGGAAGCCAATGCCCCCCTGGAAGATCGCCGACGCCCGGGGCGTGAAGAAGGACGTCACCATCGCCGACTATCGCGGCAAGTGGGTCCTCGTCGACTTCTGGGGATACTGGTGCGGCCCCTGCGTCCGGCAACTTGCCGAGTTGATCGACTTCTACGAGGAGCACGAGGCCGACCGCGACAAGTTCGAGATCATCGCCTTCCACGACGGCTCCGTGAAGGACTTCGCCGAGATGGACGCGAAGACGGAGGGCACCAAGAAATCGATCTGGCGCGGCCGCGACCTGCCGTTTCCCATCCTGCTCGACGCCCAGGAAGGCAGCCACGGAGCGACCGTGAAGGAGCTGCAAATCCAGTCGTTCCCGACGACGCTCCTGATCGACCCGGATGGGATCCTCGTCGGCGAGGCTTCGTCGAAATCCATCGAAATGAAGCTGCCGCCGATCCCCATGGCCCAGCGCATCCCCCGAGCGCTCGACCGCTACGTCGCGATCGGCTTCAGCCCGATGCCCCTCGACAAAGCCCTCGATTTCCTGAACCGGATCGGCGGCTTGCCGATCAAGACGGACGAGGAGTCGCTCCAATCGGCCGGGATCAAACCCGACGACAAGACGACGCTTAAGGCCAGTGCCGGCCTTTCGCTGCGGAGCTGGCTGGGCCTGATGCTGGATCCCCTCGGCTTGGACGTGAAGGCCGCCGACGACGGCCTGCACGTCGTCAAGGCCACCGCCCCCCGCGAGCAGTCGCCGCTCCAGATCCAGACCAACCAGGGGATCGAGGAGAAGCTGGCGAAGCCCGGGACGTTCTCCTTCCAGGACGTCGAACTGGAGGACCTGCTCGCCGGCCTGGAGAGCCAGACCCAGGAGACGTTCATCCTCGACCCCGTCGCGCTCAAGGCCGGTCGGATCGACCCCCATGCGAAGGTCTCGGGCAAGGCGCAAGATGCGCCGCTTCGAGGGGCCCTTGACGACATGCTGAAACCCCTCGGCCTGAAATCGATCGTCCGCGACGAGTGCGTGATCTTGACGGTCGAGTGA
- a CDS encoding SDR family NAD(P)-dependent oxidoreductase — protein MKLQGRVAVVTGAGSGIGRAIAVRLAAEGARVVVAELDEGRGEETVSAVRESGGDATAIPTDVSRSESVAALYAKLDDLDMPPDVLVNNAGNASPPTPVHETTDEAWNSKLRVHLDGTFYNTREALRRMFPRGRGVVVNIASVAGLRGLPGGCAYSAAKGGIISFTKSVAHEAAAGGVRVVAVAPGWIDTPILAVLPDDVKAEIVSRIPQGRLGSTEEVAAVVAFLASDDAAYITGQVISPNGGLYT, from the coding sequence ATGAAGTTGCAGGGGCGAGTCGCCGTGGTGACTGGGGCGGGGTCGGGGATCGGCCGGGCGATTGCGGTTCGGCTGGCGGCTGAGGGCGCGCGGGTCGTGGTTGCGGAACTCGACGAAGGCCGGGGGGAGGAAACCGTCTCGGCCGTTCGCGAGAGCGGCGGCGACGCCACGGCGATTCCCACCGACGTCTCGCGGTCCGAATCCGTGGCCGCGCTGTATGCCAAGCTCGACGATCTGGACATGCCGCCCGACGTGCTGGTGAACAACGCCGGCAACGCCAGCCCGCCGACCCCGGTCCACGAGACGACCGACGAGGCGTGGAATTCCAAGCTGCGCGTGCACCTGGACGGCACCTTTTACAACACCCGAGAAGCCCTGCGCCGGATGTTTCCGCGCGGGCGGGGCGTGGTGGTCAACATCGCCTCGGTGGCGGGGCTGCGAGGGCTTCCTGGAGGTTGCGCGTACTCGGCGGCGAAGGGGGGGATCATCTCGTTCACGAAGTCAGTCGCCCATGAGGCCGCCGCCGGCGGCGTGCGGGTCGTCGCGGTCGCCCCCGGCTGGATCGACACCCCGATCCTGGCCGTCCTCCCCGACGACGTGAAGGCCGAGATCGTCTCCCGGATCCCCCAGGGCCGCCTCGGCTCCACGGAAGAGGTCGCCGCCGTGGTCGCCTTCCTCGCCAGCGACGACGCCGCCTACATCACGGGCCAGGTGATCAGCCCCAACGGCGGGCTCTATACCTGA
- a CDS encoding serine hydrolase domain-containing protein, translating to MEHVEFEDSDVRREADRLAEAYVGSSKNVGLAVGLITGDDCRWLAYGETARGSSQKPDANTMFEIGSITKVFTAALLAEMAGRGEVRLDQPVAELLPPEVRVPSYRGAPITLAHLAEHTSALPRLPGNFWPTVTDEANPYRDYQPSHLHEYLTNATIGFPPGTGESYSNLGAGLLGHALALRAGKPFEELLAERILHPLGLVDTAITLSDNQAARLAPGHTVKGEPTANWDIPTLAGAGALRSSIAEMLSFLRSNLNPPDTPAGAALRTCQAPRPMAWRGRIGIGALHGVGLAAAALLITWLAPPSPGSMWLMVLAYLPVLVAMTWKGFWSGVWAAAGMAIGGLMLWSSWSAWGPVVISLLCFLVGAGGASGYLPPRSRVRLGWQESALRPGGTALWHNGMTGGYSSFIGFTPGSQVGVAVLSNSANSVDAIGMGLLRSLQKPANAADE from the coding sequence GTGGAACACGTTGAGTTCGAGGATTCAGACGTCCGACGCGAGGCCGACCGGCTGGCCGAGGCCTACGTCGGCTCGTCGAAGAACGTCGGACTGGCCGTGGGGCTGATCACGGGCGACGACTGCCGGTGGCTTGCGTATGGGGAGACGGCCAGGGGCTCCTCTCAGAAGCCGGACGCGAACACGATGTTCGAGATCGGTTCGATCACCAAGGTGTTCACGGCCGCCCTGCTGGCCGAGATGGCCGGCCGCGGCGAGGTGCGGCTCGATCAGCCGGTGGCCGAGTTGCTCCCGCCCGAGGTTCGCGTCCCGTCCTATCGCGGTGCGCCGATCACCCTGGCGCACCTGGCCGAGCACACCTCGGCCCTGCCGCGACTCCCGGGCAACTTCTGGCCGACCGTGACCGACGAGGCTAACCCGTATCGCGACTACCAGCCGAGTCACCTGCACGAGTACCTGACGAATGCGACGATCGGCTTCCCGCCCGGGACAGGAGAGTCCTACTCCAACCTCGGGGCCGGGCTGCTCGGCCATGCCCTCGCGTTGCGGGCGGGCAAGCCGTTCGAGGAGCTGCTCGCCGAGCGGATCCTCCATCCGCTCGGTCTGGTCGACACCGCCATCACCCTTTCGGACAATCAGGCCGCCCGGCTGGCCCCGGGCCACACGGTCAAGGGCGAACCGACCGCGAACTGGGACATCCCCACCCTGGCCGGCGCGGGGGCGCTCCGATCCTCGATCGCCGAGATGCTGTCCTTCCTGCGATCGAACCTGAACCCGCCTGATACGCCGGCGGGAGCCGCCCTTCGAACCTGTCAGGCGCCGCGCCCGATGGCCTGGCGGGGGCGGATTGGCATCGGGGCCTTGCACGGCGTTGGGCTGGCGGCCGCGGCGCTGTTGATCACCTGGCTCGCCCCGCCGTCCCCGGGGAGCATGTGGCTCATGGTCCTGGCTTATCTGCCTGTGCTGGTCGCCATGACGTGGAAGGGCTTCTGGTCCGGCGTGTGGGCGGCGGCCGGGATGGCGATCGGCGGCCTGATGCTGTGGAGTTCGTGGTCGGCGTGGGGGCCGGTGGTCATCTCCTTACTCTGCTTCCTCGTCGGCGCCGGCGGCGCCTCCGGTTATCTCCCCCCGCGCAGCCGAGTGCGGCTGGGCTGGCAGGAAAGCGCGCTCCGCCCTGGCGGTACGGCCCTCTGGCACAACGGGATGACGGGTGGTTACAGCAGCTTCATCGGGTTCACGCCCGGGTCCCAGGTGGGGGTGGCCGTGCTGTCGAACTCGGCCAACAGCGTGGACGCGATCGGGATGGGGCTCTTAAGGAGCCTCCAGAAGCCGGCGAATGCGGCCGACGAATGA